Proteins from a single region of Gasterosteus aculeatus chromosome 20, fGasAcu3.hap1.1, whole genome shotgun sequence:
- the pianp gene encoding PILR alpha-associated neural protein isoform X2 has protein sequence MERCSISPVTQLTALRCLTCILLVALVTRPSTCNRDNSEGEEQADAQSVQLSVTAQVTPTPLWAVVWGPTQPLEDETYHFLSSQETDPLHRRGHQQEAGTTGSNWPSSMQPREDAPPESEDLEGVEDGGTGAEETELEEVDPQFYVTVTISSLLILTAVIITAKLWIPVVNL, from the exons ATGGAGAGATG CTCCATCTCTCCTGTCACACAACTGACTGCCCTTCGCTGCCTCACCTGCATTCTCCTGGTTGCTCTGGTGACACGGCCCTCCACCTGTAACCGTGACAATAGTGAGGGCGAGGAGCAGGCAGACGCCCAGTCGGTCCAGCTGTCCGTCACAGCCCAGGTCACACCCACCCCTCTGTGGGCGGTGGTCTGGGGTCCAACGCAGCCTCTGGAGGATGAGACCTATCACTTCCTTTCAAGCCAGGAAACTGACCCCTTGCACCGCCGTGGGCATCAGCAGGAGGCCGGCACCACCGGGTCTAACTGGCCCTCTAGCATGCAGCCCAGAGAGGACGCACCGCCGGAGTCTGAGGACCTGGAGGGAGtggaggacggagggacggGCGCGGAGGAGACGGAGCTTGAGGAAG tggaCCCTCAGTTCTACGTCACCGTGACCATCTCCTCGCTGCTCATCCTGACGGCAGTCATCATTACAGCTAAACTCTG